TTGGAAAAGGGTTACATAAGCTCCTGCCTCTGGAAATTCAGTCTACTAACTTTTTCGTTCTTATTGTTCTTTTGCAGTCAAGACCAGAAGAGCTATCCATGGATGATTTTGTGAAGTTGCATAATTTGATTGTGAAAGTATGACATTTGTGGTTTCTCTAGAAGGCCGATACTTTTCACACACATGCAAGCCGGTTCTACCGCACTAGTTGCAGCAAATCTCATTCAAACAGCAACTGCAAAAATTTGTAGAGAAAGCTGGACAAAATTCCATAGAAGTGTTTCTGGCAAGAGCAAATTGGAAAGGAAATGGATCATTGGCGGACTTGTTCTTCAAAAAATGGTTTTTAGGGCCCTTAGCAGTATGATACAAGCAGAAGCAGCAGCATTTTTTGCCTATAAAACAATGATTTGTGCATACATTTGCATCCCATTAATATTACCAAATTGTAATCCAGTAACCAAAgtaaagaacaaagaaaataaaagaaaattgagttGCTAGTTATTATGTGTCgaataatttctttgtttcctgGTGCTTGAATTTGAGGCTGAAGGCTAAGAaattatttatacttttctAAGGCCTCGGAGGTCCTCGACATACCAATAACACAAACAAGGGTGCAAGTTTAACTAATTTTTGACAACAATGCAAATTTTGGCAGGTGAACAAACTTTTGGCATTAGTGAACTTTGAAGGTTGAATTAAACTTTTGGCATTAGGTGAAGAAATTCTATTCAGAACTACTATAAGTCCAAGGTCCAATattgaaataatttcaaatgttTTCCTTGACCTTGTCCGTGTCaacaaacaattcaaaatgtCTCGTTATCAGCAAATATGAAACTCTCTGTTTACGTGCTCCTCTTTCCATTTTATTAAGAAGATCATGATTTACAGATAGTTGCTTAGCCATACCATTCTTACAACATATAATTGCACGAGAATTGCCCGACACCAGCATCCACTCGTCATGGGGGTTCTTAAAGAGATACGACTGCAAGTATGCAGGAGTTTGATAGTTCATTGCGCCATCAAATATGCCAAATAGTCCTACATCATGGTCACCACCACCAATCTGTCTAAGCTCTGCAACAACATAGCTTTGTGTAGGAATATTGTTGTTTGTTCCATTTGGCAAGCGGAAGCCATAACATTTACATTGTATGAGCCATTTGAAaccttgtttttttcttctccataatCAGGAACATCTATTCTTGATGATGCACATTTTCGTTGGTACGAGTATGTGATGATGAATCTTTACTTAATTCAACTTCATGTTTTGGATTGGGACCACCTAACCcaactttttccttcatctcGTGGAGAATTTTATCAACTTTCTTGAATGTTGTAGGGAAAATACTGTCTTCACTAGAATCAGAAGCAAGTGAAGAGAAAATCTGGGGAGCatgtagagagagaaatgaagaCGGTCATGATCATCATCTTCCACAGATACTAATAGAGTAAGCACAATGATAGT
Above is a window of Prunus persica cultivar Lovell chromosome G2, Prunus_persica_NCBIv2, whole genome shotgun sequence DNA encoding:
- the LOC109947456 gene encoding uncharacterized protein LOC109947456 isoform X1 is translated as MSIEKDAPLSLVIDIIIKQGLFQSRYEIQAFRLESIAHGTGAPVDELQVEGVSSHSDLRKIFSSLASDSSEDSIFPTTFKKVDKILHEMKEKVGLGGPNPKHEVELSKDSSSHTRTNENVHHQE
- the LOC109947456 gene encoding uncharacterized protein LOC109947456 isoform X2 — encoded protein: MMDGFARNGHSLFQSRYEIQAFRLESIAHGTGAPVDELQVEGVSSHSDLRKIFSSLASDSSEDSIFPTTFKKVDKILHEMKEKVGLGGPNPKHEVELSKDSSSHTRTNENVHHQE